DNA sequence from the Parasphaerochaeta coccoides DSM 17374 genome:
GCGGATATCCGGGCAGCCGCGTACCGTGCCTTGGCATGGCACTGGCTCGCCACGTCTTCCAGACCAGCGGGCCCCATGACGCTCATGTAAACGGCGGCGGTCAAAGCGCACAGCGCTTGGTTGGTGCAGACATTGCTTGAAGCCTTCTCCCTGCGGATATGTTGCTCACGCGCCTGGAGGGTCAGCACAAAAGCCCTCTGGCCGCGGCTGTCCGTTGTCTCCCCCACGATGCGTCCGGGCAGACTGCGCATAAGAGGAGCCTTGCATGTGAGGAAACCCAGATAGGGACCGCCGAAACCAAGGGGAAGACCCAGAGGCTGACCTTCACCCGCCGCAATATCCGCGCCCCAGACACCGGGAGCTTCATAAACACCCAGGGAAATGGGATTGACGCCGGCGACAAGCTTGGCTCCGTAGCTATGTACGATTGCCGCTATTGCTTCCCCATCCTCCAGAAGTCCGTAGTAGTTAGGTTGCTGGACATAGACACAAGCAGCTTGGGGATCTTTTTCCAGCATGGCAGAAAGAGCCTCTTTGTCGGTACGCCCGTCCTTTTCAGGAATGATGGTCAGAGGAGCCCCAGAACCGAAGCAGTAGGTTCTGATGGTTTCCGTGATACGCGGATTGGTAGTGGCGGAGACATAGATACCATGCTTCTTGCGTTCGCGGCACATGGCGACCGCTTCAGCGGCGGCACTGGCTCCGTCATAGAGGGACGCATTGGACGCATCCATTCCGGTCAGCTCGCAAATCATTGTCTGGTACTCAAAGATGGACTGCAAGATACCTTGGCTGATTTCCGCCTGATAAGGGGTATACGCCGTAAGGAAGGTTTC
Encoded proteins:
- the gcvPA gene encoding aminomethyl-transferring glycine dehydrogenase subunit GcvPA, coding for MGSYIPSTNAERRIMLEALGMSSVDELFAVLPEKTRAGELAIPSGMGEMELHDKVTVMAGKNKVFPTIFRGAGAYRHYIPAAVTRITSNETFLTAYTPYQAEISQGILQSIFEYQTMICELTGMDASNASLYDGASAAAEAVAMCRERKKHGIYVSATTNPRITETIRTYCFGSGAPLTIIPEKDGRTDKEALSAMLEKDPQAACVYVQQPNYYGLLEDGEAIAAIVHSYGAKLVAGVNPISLGVYEAPGVWGADIAAGEGQPLGLPLGFGGPYLGFLTCKAPLMRSLPGRIVGETTDSRGQRAFVLTLQAREQHIRREKASSNVCTNQALCALTAAVYMSVMGPAGLEDVASQCHAKARYAAARISAIPGFALKHSGEFFHEFVTACPDTEKTLAVLESHGILGGLPLEDGSLLWCVTEMIGKDDIDRLVDILKGEVL